The window GGGGCCAGGGGCCGGGCCATGGTGCCCTCCGGGGCCTCCACCGGAACCCACGAGGCCCTGGAGCTCAGGGACGGCGGCAAGCGCTACCTGGGCAAGGGGGTGCGCCGGGCGGTGGAGAACGTCAACGAGCGCATCGCCCCCGAGCTCGTCGGCATGGACGCCCTGGACCAGGAAGGGGTGGACCGGGCCATGCTGGAGCTGGACGGCACCCCCAACAAGGCCAACCTGGGGGCGAACGCCGTCCTCGCGGTCTCCCTGGCCGTGGCCCGGGCGGCGGCCGAGGCCCTGGGCCTGCCCCTTTACCGCTACCTGGGCGGGGTCCAGGGGGTCACCCTGCCCGTGCCCCTCATGAACGTCATCAACGGGGGGAAGCACGCCGACAACCGGGTGGACTTCCAGGAGTTCATGCTGGTGCCCGCGGGGGCGGGAAGCTTCGCCGAGGCCTTGAGGATCGGGGCCGAGGTCTTCCACACCCTCAAGGCCGTCCTCAAGGAGAAGGGCTACAGCACCAACGTGGGGGACGAGGGGGGCTTCGCCCCCGACCTCAGGAGCAACGAGGAGGCGGTGGAGCTTTTGCTCCTCGCCATTGAGCGGGCGGGGTACACCCCGGGCCAGGAGGTCTCCCTGGCCCTGGACCCGGCCACGAGCGAGCTTTACCGGGACGGGAAGTACCACCTGGAGGGGGAGGGCAAGGTCCTCTCCTCGGAGGAGATGGTGGCCTTCTGGGAGGCCTGGGTGGAGAAGTACCCCATCCGCTCCATTGAGGACGGCCTCGCCGAGGACGACTGGGAGGGGTGGCGGCTTCTCACCGAGCGCCTGGGGGGGAAGGTCCAGCTCGTGGGGGACGACCTCTTCGTCACCAACCCGGAAAGGCTCCGGGCGGGGATTGAGCGGGGGGTGGCCAACGCCATCCTGGTCAAGGTGAACCAGATCGGGACCCTCTCGGAGACCCTCGAGGCCATCCGCCTGGCCCAGCGCTCGGGGTACAGGGCGGTGATCAGCCACCGCTCCGGGGAGACGGAGGACAGCTTCATCGCCGACCTCGCCGTGGCGGTGAACGCCGGACAGATCAAGACCGGTTCCCTTTCCCGCTCCGACCGGCTGGCCAAGTACAACCAGCTCCTGCGCATTGAGGAGGAGCTGGGCCGGGCCGCGAGGTTTTTGGGGTATGCCGCCTTTTAAGCGCACCAAGATCGTGGCCACCCTGGGGCCGGCCACGGACGACAAGGAGGTGATCCGCGCCCTGGCGGAGGCCGGGGCCGACGTCTTCCGCCTGAACTTCAGCCACGGCGCCCCCGAGGACCACAGGCGCCGGGTGGGCTGGGTGCGGGAGGTGGCGGAGGAGCTCGGCCGAACCCTGGCCGTCCTCCAGGACCTCCAGGGCCCGAAGATCCGTGTGGGCCGTTTCCGGGAGGGCCAGGTTCTCCTCCGCCCGGGGCAGAGGTTCGTCCTCACCGCCGAGCCCGTGGAGGGGGACGAGCACCGCGTTTCCGTGAGCTACAAGGGGCTTCCCGAGGACGTTTCCCCGGGGCAGATCCTCCTTCTGGACGACGGCCGCATCCGGCTCAAGGTCCTGGAGGTCCGGAGCCCGGAGATCCTCACGGAGGTGGAGGTGGGCGGGGTCCTCTCCAACAACAAGGGGATCAACATCCCTGGGGCGGACCTCTCCATCCCCGCCCTCTCGGAGAAGGATATCCAGGACCTGGCCCTGGGGGCGGAGCTCGGGGTGGACTGGGTGGCGGTCTCCTTCGTCCGCACGCGGGACGACCTCCTCCTCGCCCGGCACTACCTCTCCCGCTACGGCTCCAAGGCCAGGCTCATGGCCAAGATCGAGAAGCCCTCGGCCGTGGCCCGGTTTGAGGAGATCCTGGAGGAGGCGGACGGGATCATGGTGGCCCGGGGGGACCTCGGGGTGGAGATGCCCCTGGAGGAGGTGCCCATCGTCCAGAAGCGCCTCATCCTCCGGTGCATCGCCGCCGGGAAGCCGGTGATCACCGCCACCCAGATGCTGGAGTCCATGGTGCAGAACCCGAGCCCCACCCGGGCCGAGGCCTCGGACGTGGCCAACGCCATCTTTGACGGGACCGACGCGGTGATGCTCTCCGCGGAGACGGCGGCCGGGGCCTACCCGGTGGAGGCGGTGGCCATGATGGCGAGGATCGCCAAGGCGGTGGAGTCTTCCCCGGAGTTCTTGCAGAAGCTCAACGTCCTCCGCCCCGCCCCCACCCCCACCACCCAGGACGCCATCGCCCAGGCGGCGGACGACGTGGTGGAGGCGGTGGGGGCCCGGGCCATCGTGGTCTTCACGGCCACGGGCGGCTCGGCGCGGAGGATCGCCCGCACCCGGCCCCAGGTGCCCATCCTGG of the Thermus thermophilus HB8 genome contains:
- the eno gene encoding phosphopyruvate hydratase — protein: MTTIVGVRAREVLDSRGFPTVEAEVELEGGARGRAMVPSGASTGTHEALELRDGGKRYLGKGVRRAVENVNERIAPELVGMDALDQEGVDRAMLELDGTPNKANLGANAVLAVSLAVARAAAEALGLPLYRYLGGVQGVTLPVPLMNVINGGKHADNRVDFQEFMLVPAGAGSFAEALRIGAEVFHTLKAVLKEKGYSTNVGDEGGFAPDLRSNEEAVELLLLAIERAGYTPGQEVSLALDPATSELYRDGKYHLEGEGKVLSSEEMVAFWEAWVEKYPIRSIEDGLAEDDWEGWRLLTERLGGKVQLVGDDLFVTNPERLRAGIERGVANAILVKVNQIGTLSETLEAIRLAQRSGYRAVISHRSGETEDSFIADLAVAVNAGQIKTGSLSRSDRLAKYNQLLRIEEELGRAARFLGYAAF
- the pyk gene encoding pyruvate kinase, which produces MPPFKRTKIVATLGPATDDKEVIRALAEAGADVFRLNFSHGAPEDHRRRVGWVREVAEELGRTLAVLQDLQGPKIRVGRFREGQVLLRPGQRFVLTAEPVEGDEHRVSVSYKGLPEDVSPGQILLLDDGRIRLKVLEVRSPEILTEVEVGGVLSNNKGINIPGADLSIPALSEKDIQDLALGAELGVDWVAVSFVRTRDDLLLARHYLSRYGSKARLMAKIEKPSAVARFEEILEEADGIMVARGDLGVEMPLEEVPIVQKRLILRCIAAGKPVITATQMLESMVQNPSPTRAEASDVANAIFDGTDAVMLSAETAAGAYPVEAVAMMARIAKAVESSPEFLQKLNVLRPAPTPTTQDAIAQAADDVVEAVGARAIVVFTATGGSARRIARTRPQVPILALTPNPEVRNQLALVWGVYPHLAPDPQDTDDMVRIALREVKALGLAQVGDRVVIAAGVPFGVRGTTNLIRVERVG